A single genomic interval of Dromiciops gliroides isolate mDroGli1 chromosome 1, mDroGli1.pri, whole genome shotgun sequence harbors:
- the ADAT3 gene encoding probable inactive tRNA-specific adenosine deaminase-like protein 3, with the protein MDRVLCPGEHGEENGSVMEHKALPWQIFPVLSDQQSQGVELVLAYAVPILDKKKTSRLVKEISAVYPLEGQQHLRRVRACTDKASPHPLEMLIRLAKPGEEKAEGLHTLSELLADKPVDCGGLGEPFLVHVPAHPPLTRVQFEEAKSHWPTAFHEDKYVASALTGHLFSREDKVKMQTYMKQAVWAAQQGAEKGMKAIGAVVVDPATETVLAVGHDCRSASNPLLHATMVCIDLVAQGQGRGTYNFKSYPACTFSPLGNRDPSVSKAIRAGTVRKSESRDDGLPYICTGYELYVTREPCVMCAMALVHSRIQRVFYGIASPDGALGTKYKIHTRQDLNHRFEVFRGILEDQCCSLIKAS; encoded by the coding sequence ATGGACCGTGTCCTGTGCCCAGGGGAACATGGTGAAGAGAATGGCTCGGTAATGGAACACAAGGCACTTCCTTGGCAGATCTTCCCGGTCCTTTCAGATCAGCAGTCTCAGGGAGTTGAACTGGTCTTGGCATACGCAGTACCTATCCTGGACAAGAAAAAGACTTCTCGCTTGGTGAAGGAAATTTCAGCTGTGTACCCCCTGGAGGGCCAGCAGCATCTCAGAAGGGTCCGGGCATGCACGGATAAGGCCAGTCCTCACCCACTGGAGATGTTGATTCGTTTAGCaaagcctggggaagagaaggcagAAGGCCTGCACACGCTTTCAGAGCTCCTAGCCGATAAACCAGTTGACTGCGGTGGCCTAGGAGAACCGTTCCTTGTTCATGTGCCTGCCCACCCCCCTTTGACTAGGGTGCAGTTTGAGGAAGCCAAGTCCCATTGGCCTACGGCCTTTCATGAAGACAAATATGTCGCCAGTGCCCTCACAGGGCACCTCTTCTCAAGGGAAGACAAGGTGAAGATGCAAACTTACATGAAACAAGCCGTCTGGGCAGCCCAGCAAGGAGCAGAGAAGGGGATGAAGGCTATTGGAGCTGTGGTTGTTGATCCAGCCACAGAAACCGTTCTTGCTGTAGGCCATGACTGCAGAAGTGCCTCAAATCCCTTGCTGCATGCCACAATGGTCTGCATAGACCTTGTTGCTCAAGGGCAGGGGAGGGGCACGTATAATTTTAAATCTTACCCTGCTTGCACCTTCTCTCCATTGGGGAACAGAGACCCATCAGTCTCAAAAGCTATCCGAGCTGGGACAGTGCGAAAATCTGAATCCAGAGATGATGGGCTGCCCTATATCTGTACTGGCTATGAGCTTTATGTCACAAGGGAGCCGTGTGTAATGTGTGCCATGGCTCTGGTACATTCCCGGATTCAAAGGGTCTTCTATGGGATAGCATCACCCGACGGGGCCCTGGGCACCAAATATAAGATTCACACCAGACAGGATCTCAATCATCGTTTCGAGGTGTTCAGAGGCATCTTGGAGGACCAGTGTTGTTCCTTAATCAAAGCTAGCTAG